The Chloroflexaceae bacterium genome contains a region encoding:
- a CDS encoding glycosyltransferase → MPQTSNTPLVSVVIPTFNRSGLLRLAIESVLAQTYPAIEIIVVDDGSSDDTPAVAETFGNRITYIRQTNQGGAAARNAGLRVARGAYINVLDDDDLMLPAKIERQVRVLEQRPEIGLVHCGYYMIDRHGQKLERVTFLPDGTLEELIVLNPIWSGAPLMRRKCIERVGGYRPLIVEDWDLWLRISLAGYRFACVQEPLGAYRMTPGSNMSNVARVERDAMAMLDDLFADPAMPASAQARRNDAYGTTCLWLSWRYYDSKQWDAAQRCLERALSFIPQLASDERFLVNLLVEGAFGANIADPLGFIDNMLAHLPPSLRHLERYAPQMRAQTRVVVALRLYAQERFRDARHHLREALRLHPAILEQPEEFMAQMRRVAPRQPQLDPDQFIETVLRHLPDEARPLFRLRTRLVSAARFAAAFDDYHAGRRHRVIPHLATALRYDPSGILNRGVVAIMVKSLPAFLEHRLAVRR, encoded by the coding sequence AGCGATGACACTCCCGCCGTCGCTGAGACCTTCGGCAACCGGATCACCTACATCCGGCAGACCAACCAGGGCGGCGCGGCGGCGCGCAATGCCGGTCTCAGGGTAGCGCGGGGCGCTTATATCAACGTTCTGGATGATGACGATCTCATGCTGCCAGCCAAGATTGAGCGTCAGGTGCGAGTGCTTGAGCAGCGACCGGAGATCGGATTGGTGCATTGCGGCTACTACATGATAGACCGCCATGGCCAGAAGTTGGAGAGAGTCACTTTTCTGCCTGACGGCACCCTGGAAGAGTTGATCGTCCTGAACCCGATCTGGTCAGGGGCGCCGCTGATGCGACGGAAATGTATCGAGCGCGTCGGCGGCTACCGCCCCCTGATCGTCGAAGACTGGGACCTGTGGCTGCGGATCAGTCTCGCTGGCTACAGGTTTGCCTGTGTCCAGGAACCACTGGGCGCCTACCGGATGACGCCGGGCAGTAATATGTCAAATGTGGCCCGGGTTGAGCGCGACGCCATGGCCATGCTCGACGACCTGTTCGCCGATCCGGCTATGCCAGCCTCGGCGCAGGCGCGCCGGAACGACGCCTATGGCACCACCTGCCTCTGGTTGAGCTGGCGCTACTATGATAGCAAGCAGTGGGACGCCGCGCAGCGGTGTCTGGAACGGGCGCTCAGCTTTATTCCCCAGCTCGCCAGCGACGAAAGGTTTCTGGTCAACCTGCTGGTGGAAGGCGCTTTCGGGGCAAACATCGCCGACCCGCTGGGGTTCATTGATAATATGCTCGCGCACCTGCCGCCCTCGTTACGCCATCTTGAGCGCTACGCGCCACAGATGCGCGCGCAGACGCGCGTAGTGGTCGCCCTTCGTCTCTACGCCCAGGAGCGCTTTCGCGATGCCCGGCATCATCTGCGCGAAGCCCTGAGGTTGCACCCGGCCATTCTCGAACAACCTGAGGAGTTCATGGCGCAGATGCGTCGCGTCGCGCCCAGGCAACCCCAGCTCGATCCCGACCAGTTTATCGAAACGGTTCTCCGACATCTCCCGGACGAAGCCCGACCGCTGTTCCGGCTTCGTACCAGGCTGGTCAGCGCCGCGCGTTTCGCCGCAGCGTTTGACGACTACCACGCCGGACGCCGGCATCGCGTCATTCCCCACCTCGCCACGGCCCTGCGCTACGACCCCTCCGGGATCCTGAACCGCGGCGTCGTGGCGATTATGGTGAAATCACTGCCCGCCTTCCTGGAACACCGGCTGGCGGTCAGGCGCTGA